AGAGAAACAACTTCGCCCTCGTTGACTTCAAAGCTGACATCTCGGACAGCCTGAATCATGCCATAATGGACGGAAAGATTTTCAACTTTAAGCATAGACATTAGGCTTCACCTCCCAAATAGGCTTCGATAACACGCTTATCATTTTTGATCTCGTCAGGAGTTCCGTGTGCGATCAAACGACCATACTCCAATACATAAATTCGTTCCGTCACTTCCATGACTAAGCTCATGTCATGCTCAATCAGCATGATTGTGATTTGGAATTCATTTTTTATGCGACGAATTAACTCTGTCAATTCTGCTGTTTCCTGCGGATTCATTCCCGCAGCAGGCTCATCAAGAAAGAGAATTTTTGGTTCTGTTGCTAGAGCACGCACAATTTCCAAACGACGTTGTTGACCGTAAGCTAAATTCTTAGCAAGTGTTTCTGCTTCACCGTCTAGGTCAAAGATTTTTAGTAATTCCAGAGCCTTCTCACGCAATTCTGCTTCATTTTTATAGAAAGCTGGCAAACGAAAGAAGCTAGCAAAAACATGTGCTTTGTGGTGATTTCCCAAAGCAATCAAGACATTCTCTAAGACTGTCAAATCTTTAAACAAGCGAATATTTTGGAATGTCCGACTGAGCCCTAAAGAAGCAATCTTATAAGGAGCCTTGCCATTGAGCAAATGCCCATCCAAGGTCACGCTTCCTTCACTTGGCTCATAAACACCGGTCAGTAAATTAAATAAAGTTGTTTTTCCTGCACCATTTGGACCAATGAGACCGACTAATTCCCCATCATTCAGCTCCAAGGTTACATCACCAACAGCAGTCAACCCACCGAAATTTTTTGTTAGATTTTTTACATCAAGAAGCGCCATTAGTTGACCTCCTTATCTTTTTTAAAGAAGCGTGAGAGGCTTAATTCCCATGTACCAAGAAGTCCTCCTGGACGGAAAATCATCACCAAAATCAAAGCAAGAGAGTAGATAATCATCCGAATACTTGCTACATTTTGAAGTACCATGTTTAAAATTCCCAAGACAATCGCTGCAACAATGGTTCCTGTCATGGAACCCAAGCCACCAAATACCACGATAATCAAGACATTGATGCTATTGATAAAAGTATAATCTTTCGGCACAACAGAGCCAATAAATCCTGCTTGGAGTGAGCCTGCGATACTAGCTGTCATCGCTCCAAAAACAAAGGCAATTACTTTGATTTTAGTGGTATTGACCCCTACAGACTCTGCTGCAATTTCATCTTCACGAACTGACAAGGTTGCTCGTCCAATCGGGCTGCGCAAGAAATTGATGGTTAAAATAGTTGTGATAACTACAAAGAAATACACCATTTGCCAATTGGTAAAAGCAGGAATACCAAGAATACCCGCAGCTCCATTAGTCAAATCACCTCCGTTGATGATTAAAATTCGAATGATTTCAGAAACCCCAAGCGTTGCAATTGCGAGGTAATCACCTTTCAGACGAAGAGTAGGAATCCCTACAACCAAAGCCACTGCCCCTGCAATCAACGCCCCTAACACCATAGCCGCAAAAAAAGCAGGATAAGTGGCAGATCTTGAGCCAATAATCGCAGCTGCATAAGCACCAATTGCCATAAAACCAGCATGTCCCAGAGAAAATTGACCTGAGAAGCCGACAATCAAATTCAACCCTACTGCTAAAATAACGTTAATGCCAATTTGCTGTAAGATTTGCAAGTAAAAATCATTCAAAACTCCAGCGCTGACAAGGAGAGTCAGCAAACCGTAACCAGCAAGAAGGAGTACAAACCATAAAATATTTACTTTTACATTCTTTTTCATCGCTTACACCTTCTCTTTCACATTCTTACCAAGAATACCTGCAGGACGAACAAGCAAGATTAAGATTAAAATGCCATACACAATCGCATCACGGAAATCTGACATACCAAAAGCTGTCGCAAAGGTTTCTAATAGACCAATGACAAAGCCCCCCAGTGCTGCTCCGGGGATAATACCAATCCCACCAAGTACCGCAGCGACAAATGATTTCAACCCTGGTGTCATTCCCATCAAAGGCTCTAAAGAATTGTAATAAAGCGCGATGAGTACACCTGCTGCGCCTGCCAAAGCAGAACCTAAAGCAAAAGTGAAACTAATTGTACGATTGACATTGATTCCCATTAGCTGCGCTGCATCACTATCGACCGAAACTGCCCTCATCGCTTTCCCCATTTTGGTCTTTTGAACAATGACTTGCAATAACACCATCAAGATTAAGGAAATGACCAAAATCATCAGTTGGATATTGGTGAGACTAATCGGTCCAAAATTATAACGAACCGTTTCAATCACTTGCGGGAACGAACGAGTATTGGCTCCCACAAAATAGACCATCACATATTCCAAGAAAAACGAAACACCAATCGCAGTAATCAAAGCTGCAATCCGAGTCGAATTTCTCAGTGGACGATACGCCAGAAACTCGACCAGCACACCTAAAGCTGCCGTCCCAATCATTGCCAAAATCAAGGCAAGGAAAAAGTTAAGATGAAGGGAGTTAATCAGGAAATAGCCCATAAAAGCACCCATCATATAAATGTCTCCATGAGCGAAGTTGATGAGCTTGATAATCCCATAAACCATGGTATAGCCGAGAGCGAGCAAAGCATAGACACTCCCCAGAATCAGACCATTAACAAGTTGTTGGAGCATGGCCACCACACTTTCTAATTATAATATAGAAGAAAGAACTATGTGATTGTTCACATTTTCTTATCTATCGTGAAAAAAGAGCGAGTCAAGCCATCATTTCAAAAAAATGATTTTTCTCACTCATCTATTCTAAGTTTGAACAAATGAGACCGTTAAACCTTTTAAGTCTCACTTCACAGTTGATTACTTTTCAACGGCTTAAAACATATCTAACAATCAATCACTAGGTCTTACAAACCTTAATGAAACATATTTTTAAGACTAAGACTTTTGTCCCGCCTCTTTTCTTTTAACCCGTATAAAGAGAAGTAACTATCTACGATGTTCACCATAAATAGTTACTCTTTTATACACTATAAAATATATTTTAAGCAATCCTGCAAATGATTACGGCTTAACCGTTTCAGCTGCTGTGACCTTCCCATTGTTCATGGTCATCATAAAGGCTGTTTTAACAGTGTTATGATTCTTATCAAAGCTGGTATCACCTGTTACACCTTCAAAATTCTTTGTCTTAGCAAGATTGTCTTTGATGTCAACAGATGTTTTAGCACCCTTAGCAGCATTGGCAACAAGATAAACAGAGTCGTATGCTAGCGCTGCAAATGTTGAAGGTTCTTCATTCTTGTATTTAGCTTTGTAAGCTTCAAGGAATTTCTTTGCTTTATCTGAGACATCAACTGTTGAAGAGAAGCCTGAGATATAGTAGATATTTGAAGCTTTAGCTGGTGTTGCTTGTTGGACAAATTCTTCGCCATTAAAGCCGTCACCACCAACGATTGGCTTATCAATGCCCATACCACGCGCTTGGTTTACAATTTTACCAGCTTCTGTATAATATCCAGGTACGATAATGGCATCAAAATCTTTGCCTTCCATTTTGGTAAGAGCTGCTTGGAAGTCGGTATCACCAGCGACAAACTTTTCATCTGCAACAATCTCACCTTTGTAGGCATTACGGAAAGCTTTTGCAACACCTTTCGCATAGTCACTTGAGTTATCTGTATAAAGTACAACTTTTTTCGCTTTTAACGTTTCTGTAACATATTTAGAAATGATTTTCCCTTGGAAACTGTCTTGGAAAGTTCCGATGAATAAGTATTCTTGATTTTTCGTCAAACCGTCTTGTGTCGCACTAGGTGAAATCAAAGGCACACCTGCTTTTGTCGCATTGGGAACTGCCGCTGCTGTTGCACCAGAAGTTGCAGGTCCTACGACTGCATTTACTTTTGATTGGGTTACCAAGTTAGTCGTAACAGAAGCAGCTTCTGCTGTTTCAGATTTATTATCCTTGTCAACAACTTCAAGTTTCTTGCCATCAATACCACCGGCTTTGTTGATTTCATCAACAGCCAGTTGGGCACCTTTTTGTTCGGCTGTTCCATAAGCTGCTGTTGCACCAGTTTCTTCAAAGTTAAATCCAATTTTAATGGTCTTATCAGCAACTTTTGTACCAGTTGCATTGGAACCACCTGACTTTACTTCCCCACAAGCGGCAAGAAGGGCAACACTTGCAAGGGCAACAAATGATAGAGCAAATTTTTTCTTCATATTCTTATCTCCTCGTTCCGAAATGATATGTTTAGAATATATCGAATTATCTGACAATTGTCAAGTGGTAAATGAGATTTTTTTATATGTTTACGTTTTCTTTATCTCTAAACAAGCTTCCAACAAAGTCTGTGTCCAATTCTTGAATGTGACAAACCCGTACTTGTTTGACATATTTTTCTTTAGATAACTTTTGCATCATCTCTTCTACTTGCTCTGTCGGAATATACAACTGGAGGTAACGATGCTTTTTAGAATGGTAGACAATATCGCCAATAGTTTCTATTTTTTTCACATCTCGATTGTAATACAAATACACAATCAAACCTGTTCGTTCTTCTTTTTTAAACATGAGTTTTCTTTCTAACATTTTTTCATTTATAAGTATATCAAAAAAATGCCCATCAGAGGACATTTTTTTCAGATAATAGCAAATAGAGCATTAGTTCAAGTTGTTATTTGCCATGATTTCATCAATGAAACCATAATCTAGCGTTTCTTGAGCACTCATCCAGTAGTCACGTTCAGCATCTTTATGAACTTGCTTAATGGTTTTCCCTGAATTATCCGCAAGGATTTTCTCCAAGTTATTCCGGGTTTTCAGCAAATGCTCAGCCGCAATCGCCATATCGGTTTGTTGCGTACCGCTACCAGTTCCGCCCATTGGTTGGTGAATCAGGTATTCTGCATTCGGCAACATGAAGCGCTTGCCTTTAGCACCACTTGAAGCAATAATGGTTCCCATGGAAGCAGCCATCCCCATGACAATTGTTTGGACATCTGATTTGATGAAGTTCATGGTATCAACAATCGCTAGACCAGCTGATACGGAACCGCCTGGCGTATTGATGTAAAGATAAATATCTTTGGTATTATCCTGCGCATCAAGAAAAAGTAATTGCGCAATAATGGAATTAGCCATATTGTCCTCAACAGGACCCGTCAGCATAATAATGCGATCTTTTAATAAGCGTGAGTAAATATCGTAGGAACGTTCTCCACGGCTTGTTTGTTCAATAACTACAGGAATCATTGTATTCTCCTTTTCATCTGATATTTTAATCTGACTAACAATTTTTAGTGAGATTTTTCAAATATGAGACTATTATAGCCTTTTGGTCAAAAAAGGTCAAACATAAAACTCATTATTTTGTACCGAAAAGACGATCTCCTGCATCTCCCAATCCTGGAACGATATAGCCGTTTTCATTCAAATGATCATCAAGGGCTGCTGTAAAGATTTCCACGTCTGGGTGAGCTTCTTGTAAAGCTTTCACACCTTCTGGCGCTGAAACAAGGCAGACAAATTTAATATTGTGTGCTCCGCGTTTTTTCAATGAATCAATGGCTAAAATAGCTGAACCACCTGTCGCCAGCATGGGATCTACCACAAAGATTTGACGTTGGCTAATGTCTTCTGGTAACTTCACAAGGTACTCAACTGGTTTTAGGGTTTCTTCGTCGCGATACATGCCAATATGTCCGACTTTAGCAGCTGGCACAAGGCTCAAAAGACCGTCCACCATACCGATACCTGCACGTAAAATTGGGACAATAGCTAATTTTTTACCAGCCAATTGTTTTTGAACCGTCTTTGTAATGGGCGTTTCAATTTCCACATCTTCTAATGGTAAGTCACGTAAAACTTCATAGCCCATCAGCAT
This Streptococcus anginosus DNA region includes the following protein-coding sequences:
- a CDS encoding branched-chain amino acid ABC transporter permease, producing the protein MKKNVKVNILWFVLLLAGYGLLTLLVSAGVLNDFYLQILQQIGINVILAVGLNLIVGFSGQFSLGHAGFMAIGAYAAAIIGSRSATYPAFFAAMVLGALIAGAVALVVGIPTLRLKGDYLAIATLGVSEIIRILIINGGDLTNGAAGILGIPAFTNWQMVYFFVVITTILTINFLRSPIGRATLSVREDEIAAESVGVNTTKIKVIAFVFGAMTASIAGSLQAGFIGSVVPKDYTFINSINVLIIVVFGGLGSMTGTIVAAIVLGILNMVLQNVASIRMIIYSLALILVMIFRPGGLLGTWELSLSRFFKKDKEVN
- a CDS encoding YlbG family protein, whose amino-acid sequence is MFKKEERTGLIVYLYYNRDVKKIETIGDIVYHSKKHRYLQLYIPTEQVEEMMQKLSKEKYVKQVRVCHIQELDTDFVGSLFRDKENVNI
- a CDS encoding ABC transporter ATP-binding protein; its protein translation is MALLDVKNLTKNFGGLTAVGDVTLELNDGELVGLIGPNGAGKTTLFNLLTGVYEPSEGSVTLDGHLLNGKAPYKIASLGLSRTFQNIRLFKDLTVLENVLIALGNHHKAHVFASFFRLPAFYKNEAELREKALELLKIFDLDGEAETLAKNLAYGQQRRLEIVRALATEPKILFLDEPAAGMNPQETAELTELIRRIKNEFQITIMLIEHDMSLVMEVTERIYVLEYGRLIAHGTPDEIKNDKRVIEAYLGGEA
- a CDS encoding branched-chain amino acid ABC transporter permease; its protein translation is MLQQLVNGLILGSVYALLALGYTMVYGIIKLINFAHGDIYMMGAFMGYFLINSLHLNFFLALILAMIGTAALGVLVEFLAYRPLRNSTRIAALITAIGVSFFLEYVMVYFVGANTRSFPQVIETVRYNFGPISLTNIQLMILVISLILMVLLQVIVQKTKMGKAMRAVSVDSDAAQLMGINVNRTISFTFALGSALAGAAGVLIALYYNSLEPLMGMTPGLKSFVAAVLGGIGIIPGAALGGFVIGLLETFATAFGMSDFRDAIVYGILILILLVRPAGILGKNVKEKV
- a CDS encoding ABC transporter substrate-binding protein, translated to MKKKFALSFVALASVALLAACGEVKSGGSNATGTKVADKTIKIGFNFEETGATAAYGTAEQKGAQLAVDEINKAGGIDGKKLEVVDKDNKSETAEAASVTTNLVTQSKVNAVVGPATSGATAAAVPNATKAGVPLISPSATQDGLTKNQEYLFIGTFQDSFQGKIISKYVTETLKAKKVVLYTDNSSDYAKGVAKAFRNAYKGEIVADEKFVAGDTDFQAALTKMEGKDFDAIIVPGYYTEAGKIVNQARGMGIDKPIVGGDGFNGEEFVQQATPAKASNIYYISGFSSTVDVSDKAKKFLEAYKAKYKNEEPSTFAALAYDSVYLVANAAKGAKTSVDIKDNLAKTKNFEGVTGDTSFDKNHNTVKTAFMMTMNNGKVTAAETVKP
- the upp gene encoding uracil phosphoribosyltransferase, whose amino-acid sequence is MEKFQVIAHPLIQHKLSILRRTDTSTKAFRELVNEIAMLMGYEVLRDLPLEDVEIETPITKTVQKQLAGKKLAIVPILRAGIGMVDGLLSLVPAAKVGHIGMYRDEETLKPVEYLVKLPEDISQRQIFVVDPMLATGGSAILAIDSLKKRGAHNIKFVCLVSAPEGVKALQEAHPDVEIFTAALDDHLNENGYIVPGLGDAGDRLFGTK
- a CDS encoding ATP-dependent Clp protease proteolytic subunit; this encodes MSDEKENTMIPVVIEQTSRGERSYDIYSRLLKDRIIMLTGPVEDNMANSIIAQLLFLDAQDNTKDIYLYINTPGGSVSAGLAIVDTMNFIKSDVQTIVMGMAASMGTIIASSGAKGKRFMLPNAEYLIHQPMGGTGSGTQQTDMAIAAEHLLKTRNNLEKILADNSGKTIKQVHKDAERDYWMSAQETLDYGFIDEIMANNNLN